In one Acomys russatus chromosome 15, mAcoRus1.1, whole genome shotgun sequence genomic region, the following are encoded:
- the Sertm1 gene encoding serine-rich and transmembrane domain-containing protein 1: MSEADSSSGFAGSVENGTFLELFPTSLSTSVDPSSGHLSNVYIYVSIFLSLLAFLLLLLIIALQRLKNIISSSSSYPEYPSDAGSSFTNLEVCSISSQRSTFSNLSS, translated from the coding sequence ATGTCTGAGGCTGACTCTTCATCTGGGTTTGCTGGAAGTGTGGAGAATGGGACTTTCCTGGAGCTGTTTCCCACGTCACTCTCCACATCGGTGGACCCATCCTCGGGTCACCTGTCCAATGTCTACATCTATGTGTCCATattcctcagcctcctggctttcctgcttctgctgttaaTCATTGCTCTCCAAAGGCTGAAAAACATCATCTCCTCCAGTTCCTCCTACCCGGAGTATCCAAGCGATGCTGGGAGTTCATTCACCAATTTAGAAGTATGCAGCATCTCCTCTCAGAGATCTACTTTTTCAAACCTCTCATcatga